CTGTGGAACAGCACATGTTGTGCCTAAAAAAGCAACAGGTATTGATTGGGAACTGTCCCTAATAGCTCATATCGAGTGCATCGCAGTGTCTTAAATGAGAAAAGCATCATCATGTCATACATTATGATACAATTTAGTACATGATGGTACCTTGTAGTAATAAGCTTTTatcgatgcatcatatacattccATAAGTTCATTGCACTTCTCACACAGTATATGATTATTAGGGCCATGGTATAGTATAAGTTGATTAAAACTTGATATATTCAAATTCGTGTTCCACTTTGTTTTTTTGTTAAAGCCCTATATAATCCTAGTTTGCTAGTTTATTTGCTGGATTTCTTGACATAGCATAATGCAAAGCATATTTTAGCATGTACTTTTTGTGCTATCACATGCCaaatgtcaaatgttgacataaagGGGCCTGCAAATATCTGGGCTGTAATAACACAGGAACAATATACAGTATTTTGATCCTTTGCTCCAATCTTTGTAGGTAAATAAGCAAACAAATACCTATCCATGTGCCATTTGTACCACTACACATTAGAACTCCTGATCATCGTTGATTGATGACTATAACTTAAAATTATAACAATAAAGACTTAAAAGCATACAAAGCACCAAGAAACAAGCTAAGCAAAGGGAACAGAAAATGAGAGGCCATCTTTTGCCTTCATGAACAATGAAATTTAGGTTATGAAAGAGGACATCTATTAAGGCATGTTTTAATCTCAAACAAATTCTTGCTTCTATTATGAGAATGCGATTAACAATAAAATGTCCATGAGGTATTCATAACTAGGAAATTTGGTGCATACAAAATCTGCTGCCCATTAAATATAGGAAATAGATTCCTAAATTACAGTCGATATTTGTTGAAAAGGCATCCTTATGTTCTGTTCCTCAAAGGGGTCCATCAAATACCGAAGAAGAGAATAAAGTCACATTTTCACTGATGATGTCTCATTATTATCCCGTTGACTAACAAAGCCCTCAATCTATACCAACTTACTGAGTTGCAAAATAAGGCACATCCCATCTTAAAATCGTGCCCATTAGCTTTTCCCTGCCTTCTAGAAAAACCTCAAGAAAAGAACTTTACATTCAAATTTCAAactgatttcaaattcaaattccaaaaagaaagtatattaaaaatgaTACAGGATTTTCCTTACTATTGTACTTCTAGGCAAAAAATACTGAAATTGTCACTGAAGTACCCTTTAATTGGAAAATCATGTATAAGTACCATagcaaacaaaatatgtaaatagaATATTCCAAATGGATAAAATGATGACGAGACTGGTCTCTGCAAGTACAGCTAATTCAATAGACAAAGTGGTCAAGATTGtgaaaatgataataatattagcATCTACAAGTAAAACTGGAAATCATAAGTATACCTTCATGATTAGTTTCCTAGCTGGAGATGACATGCGTAGATCATACAGTGTTATGCTGCGATCACTACAAAATCAATATTCATTCCCTTAGTGAGCACGCTTGCAGCAATAAAGAGCTCAAAAAGATAAATCAATATCTTTTTCTGAGGAAAAAAGATAAATCAATATAAATGAATTATATGTCAAACTAAAAGAATATCAGACAGGCAAGCAGAAAGCCTGCTAATTTTCTGCTAGAAACAAACAGCCAAGATCCACTAAGGATCGAAAATGTCAATCTTGTTAAGTTGGAAACTGAGAGATACTTAACATGGTTTGGCCaaaacaaaaaattatgaaagacAACATGTCTCCCCCTTGTTACTAGTCATGACTAGTAACAAAACAAAATGACTACTAACAAATTCTTGCacaaaaattatgaattttattgttaacaataaaataaaatgtcCATGAGGTATTCATGACTACTAATGGGTTGTATTTCTTGTTCCTGGTGCAAGGGAGAGAATAGATGATCCACTATTTGTAGAGAAAACTATGAAGTGTAGAGAAACAACAAACTTACACACAAAACCTAAACCCTGAAACAAATCCAATTCCCCTGTTCCCGgtgtcctctctctctccttagtGATTATCCCTAGATGTAGCCACATACTTGGTGAACTATGATTAATTTGCTGATGAGGGTTCATTTGCATGCATTTGACCAACAAATTAAAAAAGTAAAACAAAGCATGTTAGAATGGAAGCCGAACATGGTGAATGAAAACTCTAAAAACTCCATAAAAATGTTATCAAAAGTTGGTGGTGGTTCATGCACATCTAGAAGGAATCTAAAGCTCACTAATTAGCTTTTCAGTAGGAAGAAATATAAAGTAACAATGATAATATCTCATCTGCATACTAATTAGGACAAACAAATATGTGTCAGAGACTATAGAACTTGCTTTATATTATAGCTAATGATCAAGCTACATTTACCCTGAACTTGACTTAGcaaaattaatgattttttttttgggggggggggggacaaTGATAGAATCTTTTTGAGAGCAAAGATTTGTATACCTAGCTGATGTTGCCAGCACATCTGGTTCTCCAGGATTGAACCGTACAGATATAACAGTATCCTTCCCCCACTCAAAAGTATTAACCGGCTCTGACCTATTCTCAGGAAAGTATTTATGTCATGGAGAAATACCGTATTTCATAGACTGAAATAAAGACAGAAAATAAAAACAATACCTGTCATGATCCCATATGTCAACCTGTGCGCCAGCCGTGGCAAAGAGGTTACCATCCCACTGGTGATCAACAGCCCTAGGAGTGTAAGATAAATAAGTGAATAAACTCAAGAACAATCATAAAGACATAAAATGAAAATTAAACCTAGTAAACAATCAGATCCAAGTATCCCTGTAAAATTGTATCAGACACAATGATTCATATATAGTTCGATTGTCAATCAAAATTCTCACCAGAATGAGTGCTTCCATACATAAACTGCCAATGGCTGAAATGGTAAAACACCAACTTAAGCAGGCCAAAAGATAAGGTGAAAGGAACATAACACTATTTCACAATATGTTCACTAGGAGACTACATACCTTCGAGACATCTTCCATTGAGTCACTAAAGTCCATCATTTTTAAAACAGGAACTTTCCAGAGCCTCACACTGTCCACACCAAAATGGATTACACGACATATGCATGGCAATCTTTCCATGTACTGTCCTAATACTAATGAAACTATGCaccaataatattttaaaaataaccaATAAAACAGGCCACCAccatttttttgctttttaatgCAACAAGGTCAGCAAGGTCGAATATAATTAGGATAGGTATActtatctcttcttctttttggtcATCAGGAAAAGTTGTGCATTAACTCAAATGGAGAAAACTAAGGTGAAATTGAGCTAGGAAGCAGGAATAAACTTACGTGCAATCAGTACCACATGATATGAGAACATCACCATCTGTAGATGCTGTTAAGCCTCGTACAGCACCTTGGTGTCCAGGGAATTGTCGCACTGTTTTccttttttagaaaataaaacattaatcaTGTAAGCTTCCTGGAAGGCTTCCAGAATTGAAAAATAACACAACAATGATGTGGAATGAATGATAGTCTATGTAACAAACAAAACATCCAGTAAAAATAAGGACTTCCCAAAAAGGAGAACCCAAGAAACAGAAAGAAAATACAAACGAACTAAGCATAAAAAGAAAGGCACACTAAGACCCTTTCACAACAACTCACAAAACTATATCTCCTCTAATTTATAATAGATAATTAAAACAAATGGTCAATTCTAAGAGACAAAGCAAAGGATTTTGGTGGTAGTACCTGGTTGCTATGTCCCAAAGACGAATATCTGCAAGAGAACAGAGTGTTAGAATGGTTCCCCTTTCCAAATCCAAAAGCACATGAAACCATTTTAAGAGAACAGCCAAAAGAACAAAACTAGAAATGTATGAAACCACTTAAGAAATAAATGAGGGCGAAATTAACTTCCATACTTCACTTCTTCAAGCGACCAAAGCAAAGATAGTGGAAATATGAATAGTCTTACGCATGTCACTCTCCTACTTTTTACTTAATCACCTAATTATATTGTTGTCATCAACAAGGCATCACTCACATGAGTCCAAATTAAACTCTTCCAATGATAGCTATCATCTCTTTGCTCACAAGAGGCATCACGATAAACATCATAATAAAGCGAGAGTTTTTCTGAAAGGAGTAAATATGAGAAGTATGCCTGAAGAGGGGGAAAGCGAAAAGTTTACAAATGGAGTTTTGGAAAAGGGGCTTAAGTCATACGAAGCTGAGGCTATATTTCTTAGCTACCCAAATTTTCCTTTTTTGGTCCATACAAACAAAAAGTTAATAGATGTAACTGACTGCATGTTAAATATGTCTTTTCTcataaggttttaaatcccgtcgGAGAGGATTGTCCCGATTTTCTCATAAAATGATACGCGCTGCCATCCCGCCCCATCCCAACACTTGGGACAAAGGATGTCACAAGACGTCCCGATCGGGATGTTAGGACGTTAGTGGGACGACCTATCCCCAAAGTTTTATATCCTGACGGAACGGAAGGCATCTCGGCCATCCCGTCCCGATCCTATGAGAAAAGAGAACCGGGATGGAGTCCGAACTCCGAAACCCATCCATGCAGGGAGAGAAGAAAGATGAAAGAAagcaagaaagatgaagaaaggaaacaagtgaaaggaaagaagaagaaaaagagaaagaaaaaaaggaagaaagcaaacagaaagaataagaaaaaggaaaaaaaataaagggataagaaatgaaacaaaaagaaaagaaaagaaagaaagatagatagaagaaaaaaaagaaaaagaaggaagaaaagaaaaaagagaaagaaatgaaagaagaagaagagagaaaaggaagatatCTATCGGGATGTATGATCGAGATAGCTGTTGGGACGGGATGGGATAACAGGGTATCCCATTCCATGGAGATACTGAGACACCTctatcccacgggatttaaaaccttgcttgtCTCAATACATGGGATGTTATCCCATCCCGCTGGTCTCATGGGGATCTGACTCCTTATTTTCTCATAGGTATAACAAATTacaatattaaaagaaaaaggaTGAAAAGGATATCTAATGATACCAGTTGGTACAGACAAAAAGGTAGAATGTAGCAGATCTTATATACATTAACTACAAACAAAGCTAGTAATAGATTCCCGTAATGAAATGTACTTTAGTTTGTGTTGGGGGTTGTAAGAAAATAAATGGTAGACCGGTATTAACAATTGTGAGGAAGGATATCGAGAAACTTAGAGTAACATCAGACGTGCCCTAGATAGGAATACTTGGCAATGAGGATCTATAAAGACAGCCCTAGATAGTTGAGAAAGCTAgattattatgattatgattatgataaataaaGCCAGTAATCCTTAGTTACTAGTGCTTCCTACCAACAACCAAATGGCAAATGGAAATAACGGTATCACCTTTCTCTGTCCTGATTCCTATTCCCATTCCAATTCAACCATATGCACCAAAAGTCAAACAATAATGAAGTTGACATTTAACAAAAATGAATTCCCTAAATACTGCTATCTATCCCAAGCTTTATACGGACGTGCACACTTAAAagcatttaaaatttaaaataaataaaaaaacctCTCATTTTGAGAATAGGTACCATATTTAATATCACAAGAAAAGGTAAGAAAATAGCAACGCTGCACTTGTATGGAGCAAGTACCTCCGTCCATTGAAGCTGAAAATATCCCTTTCAGATGATTTGGATTCTTTGCCATACAGGAGACAGCATCAATGTGCCCATCCATAGCTCCAATAAAAGGTCTTGCAAATATCTGAGACAATAATAAACCATTAATGGGGAAAGACAGCAAAAATCATGTATTAACAAACTacaattccaaaaaaaataaaaaataaaagaggctCACCTTGTCCAGTTTTGCAGCATTGGAGAGCCCTTGTGTATTCAACTGCTTTTTCTTGAGTACGGAGGTTCGGATCATAATTGtggaaaactttctgttggaggatTGGAGAAATGAATCGGGAAAGTCCCACAAAAATATCAGAAATTAAATCAGAAAACCCTGCAGACTCAACTAGAAAGAATTGATCTGCTTTGAGACAACAGGATCATCCAAATATTAAACATGTGGTGTCAACGAAGAacccagaaatttttttttttttgaaccctgTTTCATATTAAGGGCCCTGCTAACACAAGATAAGCTGTATTGATCAGTAAGCCAACAGATTTAGTCACATCACAGAAACAATGAATTTGTTCATTGCAGCTGGTGGACAGGCGTGCAGCAACATAAAACTAACCGTGCCCACCACAATGGTCCGTTAAAGTGCTATTCCAAATTATCTTTTAGTTCAATTATCATATTCGATTTCTAGCTCTATCCTCAAGAAATCCCATGACCACCCAAATATTCATTGAAATCAATATAAAATCAACTACCGACACGGTTGCTTGTACGAATGCTGGAATTGCTTGTTGTTTTCGGCAAGAAATCCccaagaaattaaaaaataaacgtTTTGCTTCTACCAAATTAAAAATCTTCGAGATTTTCCGGGAAAGGAACCANNNNNNNNNNNNNNNNNNNNNNNNNNNNNNNNNNNNNNNNNNNNNNNNNNNNNNNNNNNNNNNNNNNNNNNNNNNNNNNNNNNNNNNNNNNNNNNNNNNNTTCATTTTTGAGGAAAGCTCATATAAAATTCAATGCAAATCTGGAACCCTAGGCAAATAAGATGTTTATGAAGGAGCTTTTCCCTCAAAAGTGTCTTCCACGCACACATAAGAAAATCATGCACAAGATTTTCCTTTTTTAAATTGGACCAGAAAAGTCACCATCAAGGTATTGTAAATTCATTGATGTGAATGGGTGACTTGGAAGAGCAAGAAACAGGGGTTTGTTGCTAGATCCAAGAAGCCAAGCAATGGCCAACAGAACCATGTGAAGCTAACTACTTAAGCTGCTGAAGATATTGATACAAGAGGTTGCACTTGGTAATATCTAGAACAACACATATGTATCATGAACCTCCATCAACCAGCGGCAACCTACATAGCATGTAACCTCATGCTTGAAGAGCAAATGAAGCAAAATCACAACTGACCATCTTTcatgagagagaagagagagagagagagagagagagaataactaAATTCAGTCAGATATAACATCAATAACTGGGAATCAACTATCTGTATTTTCAAAAGGTTCCATCACGTGCTCCAAACATCCTCAACATTAAGCTGTATGTACTCTAGCTTGAGTAGTGTTGaggaaataattaaaaaaaaaatgtttgcgtTATAATCTCTTGCTTTCACCTAAATGAATTTAGTCACATTTCTTCACACCAGACTACTAGCAACAACCCCATTTGTAGCCAGACTCACTAAAAGGTATTTTCCTTGCTAAAATTAGTTTGCAAACCTTAATGATATAAAGAGAGAGGGCAAACAGTCCATGTCTGCAGTGCATCCACTTGTccccttatttatttttttgtttcttctctaACTTTTCCTCTGCTAATCCTAACTTTTTTATTACAGTTCCTTCTATTTCTTCATTGCTTTTGTTGTTTCATGCCAATCCTACTTGTCAAGGCATTAAGCCACCATATAAGATAAAAAACATTATTGAAGGACTTAATCCGCAACAACCCGTAAACATGATGATAAAACTCCCAAATCCGCAAGTCTCAGGATTCCCTTTGGTTATCACCAATATGCACTTTAATAACAAGACTAAAATTGAAGtcctataaatagttaatttttagCGAAATCTAAACCATCGAAGAAATCATTATGACACTGTATGTATtgtgctcatgcaaatgcacacAAAGGCACACATGCATTTTCAATGCACATAAAAAACCTTTCTCCATGCAAACAAAACAATCCATATAGTCCTCTCTTTGCAATAAAAGTAAATAAATTGAATAAAATGGGAGCCAGAGAAAAGAAAAACACAATGCAGTCTCATTAAAGTGATGAAGTGCCAACAGCCAGCACATATGTATGGAAAGTCCCAACATGATCATGTCATAGCATTGCTCACAAGAAAAACACTTGGACTTTTTTAAACATGATAACTAGAAATAATGTGACCAGTAATAAT
The DNA window shown above is from Elaeis guineensis isolate ETL-2024a chromosome 8, EG11, whole genome shotgun sequence and carries:
- the LOC105049600 gene encoding uncharacterized protein isoform X1; this encodes MIRTSVLKKKQLNTQGLSNAAKLDKIFARPFIGAMDGHIDAVSCMAKNPNHLKGIFSASMDGDIRLWDIATRKTVRQFPGHQGAVRGLTASTDGDVLISCGTDCTVRLWKVPVLKMMDFSDSMEDVSKPLAVYVWKHSFWAVDHQWDGNLFATAGAQVDIWDHDRSEPVNTFEWGKDTVISVRFNPGEPDVLATSASDRSITLYDLRMSSPARKLIMKTKTNAISWNPMEPMNFTAANEDCNCYSYDARKLDEAKVVHRDHVSAVMDIDYSPTGREFVTGSYDRTVRIFKYNGGHSREIYHTKRMQRVFCVKYTCDGSYVISGSDDTNLRLWKAQASEQLGVLLPREQKKHEYLDAVKERYKHLPEVKRIVRHRHLPKPIYKAAALRRTMMEAERKKDERRRAHSAPGSMPVQPFRKRRIIKEVE